In the Flavobacterium pallidum genome, one interval contains:
- a CDS encoding DUF1543 domain-containing protein — protein MKLFMVMLGATPPGRFTEQHDIFFGIGDSLKELVPHMKDFWPEALGKIHIDAWREVRYTDGYAITVVQKQQTKDEKNLFFINLGGYRENEFEEYHYKVLAVAGTLAEASKKSKQTAFYKHFGFKGAESHIDDKFGIDVDDIYKVEDMLPEVFRTQYSLKLTETDATATDELHIGYVKIEKLLKL, from the coding sequence ATGAAATTATTTATGGTGATGCTCGGTGCCACGCCGCCGGGAAGGTTTACGGAACAGCATGATATTTTTTTCGGGATCGGGGATTCTTTAAAGGAACTCGTGCCGCACATGAAGGATTTCTGGCCTGAGGCGTTGGGGAAAATCCATATTGACGCGTGGCGTGAAGTGCGTTATACTGACGGATATGCCATTACAGTTGTTCAAAAGCAGCAAACAAAAGATGAGAAAAATCTTTTCTTCATCAACCTTGGCGGTTATCGCGAAAATGAATTTGAAGAATACCATTATAAAGTATTGGCGGTTGCGGGAACTTTGGCGGAAGCCTCAAAAAAATCAAAGCAAACGGCGTTTTACAAACATTTTGGTTTTAAGGGGGCCGAATCCCATATTGATGATAAATTCGGGATTGATGTAGATGATATTTATAAGGTAGAAGATATGCTGCCGGAAGTTTTCAGAACGCAATATTCGCTTAAACTGACGGAAACTGATGCCACAGCTACAGATGAATTGCACATAGGTTACGTGAAAATAGAAAAATTACTG
- a CDS encoding glycosyltransferase yields METRNSHNSKIGSTNFLSFMPKDFSFENKDNSEPEKIPEVLFITSFPPRQCGIATYSEDLIKALKQQFVYSFNIQICALETNDEQHSYGEDVKYILNTSEQQSYQDLAEKINADDNIKIVLLQHEFGFFAHSVEHFNAFISKLNKPLVTVFHTVLPRPDEVFKKNVQHILDTVDGIIVMTNGASEILRRDYVVDEAKISIIPHGTHLVPHLDKKILKEKYGLQGKKILSTFGLLSSGKNIETTLEALPNIVKTSPEVLFLIIGKTHPTVALREGEVYREMLQQKITDLNLHKHVKFINKYLPLNELLEYLQLTDIYIFTSNDPNQAVSGTFSYALSCGCPVISTPIPHAKEVLSEGSGILFDFGNSEQLTEAVNRLLFDVRLRQEIILNGLHKITGTAWENSAVAHAKFLQKISDNKLELHYRNPDFNLDHIKKMTTDFGILQFSKINTPDINSGYTIDDNARAMIAMCQHYKMTHDEDDLKYIRIYLDFIAYCERSGEHFINYVDYNNNFTAQNSEVNLEDSTGRAIWALGYVVSLANILPDDIVAKAEEIIERTFRHVPEIHSPRAMAFIIKGLYYYNRSIDSTRSIDLTELFANRLVQMYRHESSADWKWFESYLTYANSVLPEALLCAYTLTGNRDYRDIAKESFDFLISKTFTDSAIKVICNKTWQQKGSENNAFGEQPIDVAYTIITLRKFHDIFKEPEYLKKMEMAFNWFLGNNHLEQVIYNPCTGGCFDGLEEKNVNLNQGAESTVSYLMARLMSYKYFGNEDNTYTRKKSKTYKLVN; encoded by the coding sequence ATGGAAACCCGCAACAGCCACAACAGCAAAATTGGAAGCACAAACTTCCTGTCGTTTATGCCCAAAGATTTTTCATTTGAAAACAAAGATAACTCCGAACCGGAGAAAATTCCTGAAGTGCTCTTCATTACTTCATTTCCGCCGAGGCAGTGCGGTATTGCAACCTATTCGGAGGATTTGATTAAGGCATTGAAACAGCAATTCGTGTATTCTTTCAATATCCAGATTTGTGCTTTGGAAACCAATGATGAACAGCATTCTTACGGAGAAGACGTAAAATACATCCTGAATACTTCAGAGCAGCAATCGTATCAGGATCTGGCTGAAAAAATCAATGCGGATGATAATATCAAAATTGTGTTGCTGCAGCATGAATTTGGTTTTTTTGCGCATAGCGTGGAACACTTCAACGCCTTCATTTCAAAACTGAACAAGCCTTTGGTCACTGTATTCCATACGGTTTTGCCAAGGCCTGATGAAGTTTTCAAGAAAAATGTGCAGCACATCCTTGACACCGTGGACGGAATCATCGTGATGACGAACGGCGCTTCGGAAATCCTGCGCAGGGACTATGTTGTCGATGAAGCGAAAATCTCCATTATCCCGCACGGAACACACCTGGTACCGCACCTTGATAAAAAAATACTCAAGGAAAAATATGGTTTGCAGGGCAAAAAAATCCTTTCCACTTTCGGGTTGTTGAGTTCGGGGAAAAATATCGAAACGACGTTAGAAGCTTTGCCAAATATTGTCAAGACTTCACCTGAAGTTTTATTCCTCATCATCGGTAAAACACACCCTACCGTAGCATTACGCGAAGGCGAAGTGTACCGGGAAATGCTGCAGCAGAAGATTACGGATCTTAATCTGCACAAACATGTGAAATTCATCAATAAATACCTGCCTTTAAATGAATTGCTCGAGTATTTACAACTCACCGATATTTATATCTTTACGTCCAATGACCCGAACCAGGCTGTGAGCGGAACTTTTTCGTATGCGCTGAGCTGTGGCTGTCCGGTGATTTCAACACCGATTCCGCATGCGAAAGAAGTACTCTCTGAAGGAAGCGGCATCTTGTTCGACTTCGGAAATTCGGAACAACTTACAGAAGCGGTAAACAGACTGCTGTTCGACGTCAGGCTGCGCCAGGAAATCATATTAAACGGTTTGCATAAGATTACCGGGACAGCCTGGGAAAATTCGGCTGTGGCACATGCGAAATTCCTGCAGAAGATATCAGACAATAAACTGGAACTGCATTATCGCAATCCGGATTTCAACCTCGACCACATTAAAAAAATGACCACTGATTTCGGGATTCTCCAATTCAGTAAAATCAATACGCCGGACATCAATTCAGGCTATACGATCGATGACAACGCCCGCGCCATGATTGCGATGTGCCAGCATTACAAAATGACGCACGATGAGGACGATTTGAAATACATCAGGATTTACCTTGATTTTATTGCCTATTGCGAGAGGAGCGGTGAGCATTTTATCAACTATGTCGATTACAATAATAATTTTACAGCGCAGAACAGCGAGGTGAATCTTGAAGACTCAACAGGTCGTGCAATCTGGGCTTTGGGCTATGTGGTTTCGCTTGCCAACATCCTTCCCGATGATATTGTCGCTAAAGCAGAAGAAATTATCGAACGCACCTTCCGTCATGTTCCTGAAATCCATTCGCCACGCGCCATGGCTTTTATCATAAAGGGATTGTATTATTACAACAGGAGTATCGACAGTACGCGTTCAATCGATTTAACGGAATTGTTTGCAAACCGCCTTGTGCAAATGTACAGGCATGAATCATCTGCAGACTGGAAGTGGTTTGAAAGCTACCTGACCTATGCCAACAGCGTTTTGCCGGAAGCCTTGCTTTGTGCCTACACATTGACGGGCAACCGCGATTATCGTGATATTGCAAAAGAATCATTCGACTTCCTGATTTCGAAAACATTTACCGATTCAGCCATAAAAGTGATATGCAATAAAACCTGGCAGCAAAAGGGCAGCGAGAACAATGCGTTTGGTGAACAACCGATTGATGTAGCTTATACGATTATCACGCTGCGTAAATTCCATGATATATTTAAGGAACCTGAATATCTGAAGAAAATGGAGATGGCTTTCAACTGGTTCCTTGGCAACAACCATTTAGAACAGGTGATTTACAATCCTTGTACGGGTGGCTGCTTTGACGGGCTGGAAGAGAAAAATGTGAACTTAAACCAGGGTGCCGAATCCACGGTGAGTTACCTGATGGCGCGATTGATGAGCTATAAATATTTCGGAAATGAGGACAATACTTACACCCGTAAAAAAAGCAAAACTTATAAGCTGGTGAATTAA
- a CDS encoding glycoside hydrolase family 130 protein, with protein MVAVTKHGIVLEKRDLDFEIEGVLNPAVIYEDGQIHMLYRAVAKGNRSTIGYCRFDAKDPLTVVERYDKPIVVSEFDYEKHGVEDPRIVNIEGTYYLSYCAYDGINAFGAVATSEDRFKFDKKGIVVPRVEGDTFREWLTHSDDLNVKYFRLNMGDNYIWDKNVIFFPRKVHGKLFFLHRIKPGIQIAKIKEIEELDADFWQDYLTNLEDHIVLDPKYNHELSYIGNGCPPIETEHGWLIIYHGVHDVITGYMYTACAALLDLENPGKEIARLPYALFEPEEEWELKGYINNVVFPTGTALIDDTLYIYYGAADERIGCASVSLSELLSELLANKKSAETTKN; from the coding sequence ATGGTAGCAGTTACAAAACACGGAATCGTACTTGAAAAAAGGGATTTGGATTTTGAAATCGAAGGGGTGCTCAATCCAGCAGTGATTTACGAAGACGGACAAATCCATATGCTATACCGCGCTGTCGCAAAAGGGAACCGGTCTACCATCGGCTATTGCAGGTTTGATGCGAAAGATCCTTTGACCGTTGTGGAACGCTACGATAAACCGATTGTGGTTTCTGAGTTTGATTATGAGAAGCATGGCGTGGAAGACCCAAGGATTGTAAATATAGAGGGGACTTATTACCTCTCTTACTGTGCCTATGACGGCATTAATGCTTTCGGCGCCGTGGCCACATCTGAAGACAGGTTTAAATTTGACAAAAAAGGCATTGTAGTGCCGCGCGTTGAGGGTGATACCTTCCGTGAATGGCTTACCCACAGTGATGACCTGAATGTTAAATATTTCAGGCTCAATATGGGAGACAATTACATCTGGGATAAAAATGTGATTTTCTTCCCAAGGAAAGTGCACGGCAAGTTATTTTTCCTGCACCGTATCAAACCCGGCATACAAATCGCGAAGATCAAGGAAATTGAAGAACTTGATGCCGATTTCTGGCAGGATTACCTCACTAATTTAGAAGATCATATTGTCCTTGACCCGAAATACAACCACGAGCTCAGCTACATCGGGAACGGTTGTCCGCCGATTGAAACCGAACACGGCTGGCTCATCATATACCACGGCGTACATGACGTGATTACAGGTTATATGTATACTGCCTGCGCGGCCTTGCTCGATCTCGAAAATCCCGGAAAGGAAATTGCAAGGCTGCCTTATGCGCTGTTCGAGCCGGAAGAAGAATGGGAACTTAAAGGCTATATCAACAATGTTGTTTTCCCGACCGGAACAGCATTGATTGACGATACATTATACATCTATTATGGTGCTGCCGATGAAAGGATTGGCTGCGCTTCAGTAAGCCTTTCGGAGTTGCTTTCGGAATTGCTTGCCAATAAAAAATCCGCTGAAACTACAAAAAACTAA
- a CDS encoding alpha/beta fold hydrolase: MAKNAKKRSGTLKIPNSILLAGKFLSFISLKFAMRFAARLFTTPIRHRLPKREIQMDAQSRQQRIAIPKISREINIYEYGEGDKKILLVHGWSGRGTQLVKIADALLAEGYSIISFDAPAHGKSSGKTTLMPEFIESILEIEKIHGPFEAAVGHSLGGMSLLNAMRKGFYVKKLVTIGSGDIIKDIMDDFIRALRLQPEISEMMRIFFERREGETMESYSSYIAAGKIDIPVLVIHDNDDADVPVKCGIHIHKHLKNGSLKITKGLGHRKILGDKEVINDIAEFIQH, encoded by the coding sequence ATGGCAAAGAATGCAAAAAAACGTTCAGGAACTTTAAAGATTCCAAATTCGATCCTGTTGGCAGGTAAATTTTTGTCGTTCATTTCATTAAAGTTTGCGATGCGTTTTGCCGCACGGCTTTTCACTACCCCGATTCGCCACCGCCTTCCGAAACGCGAAATACAGATGGATGCCCAAAGCAGGCAACAGCGGATTGCCATTCCAAAAATCAGCAGGGAAATCAATATCTATGAATACGGCGAAGGCGATAAGAAAATCCTGCTCGTACATGGCTGGTCCGGCCGCGGTACGCAATTGGTGAAAATTGCCGATGCGCTGCTCGCTGAAGGTTACTCCATTATCAGTTTCGATGCTCCGGCACACGGAAAATCTTCAGGAAAAACCACCTTAATGCCCGAATTCATAGAAAGTATTCTTGAAATTGAAAAAATCCATGGTCCGTTTGAAGCGGCTGTCGGGCACTCGCTTGGCGGTATGTCTTTGCTTAATGCGATGCGTAAAGGCTTTTATGTGAAAAAACTTGTGACCATCGGCAGTGGCGACATCATCAAGGACATAATGGATGATTTTATCAGGGCACTTCGGTTGCAACCTGAGATCAGTGAGATGATGCGGATTTTTTTCGAACGCCGCGAAGGGGAAACTATGGAAAGTTATTCTTCGTATATTGCAGCAGGAAAAATTGACATTCCTGTCCTGGTGATTCATGATAATGATGACGCTGACGTTCCTGTCAAATGTGGGATTCATATCCATAAACACCTGAAAAACGGATCGCTGAAGATTACGAAAGGACTCGGTCACAGGAAAATCCTTGGCGATAAGGAAGTCATTAACGATATTGCAGAATTTATTCAACATTAA
- the msrB gene encoding peptide-methionine (R)-S-oxide reductase MsrB, whose amino-acid sequence MKKYLFLCVGLFGMAAMNAQEKTTDVAAATVKTDAEWKKQLTPEQYEVLRNKGTEKAFTGKYVTTTDKGTYVCAACSNPLFDSESKFKSDAGWPTFDRPIKDAVTFVADDSTGTIRTEVVCSRCDGHLGHVTKDASAGTSGARYTVSSVALKFVAAK is encoded by the coding sequence ATGAAAAAGTATCTTTTTTTATGCGTCGGCCTTTTCGGGATGGCTGCCATGAATGCCCAGGAAAAAACCACTGATGTTGCTGCGGCCACCGTCAAAACTGATGCCGAGTGGAAAAAACAGCTTACTCCTGAACAATATGAAGTCCTTCGTAACAAAGGGACAGAAAAAGCCTTTACCGGAAAATATGTAACCACTACAGATAAAGGGACATATGTATGCGCTGCGTGCAGCAATCCGTTGTTTGACTCGGAATCAAAATTCAAGTCCGATGCCGGCTGGCCAACTTTCGACAGGCCAATTAAGGATGCCGTTACATTCGTAGCCGATGACAGTACCGGAACAATTCGTACTGAAGTGGTATGTTCCCGTTGCGATGGGCATCTTGGCCATGTTACAAAAGATGCCAGTGCAGGTACTTCAGGAGCCCGTTATACTGTAAGTTCTGTGGCTTTGAAATTCGTTGCAGCTAAATAA
- the msrB gene encoding peptide-methionine (R)-S-oxide reductase MsrB, which produces MKYPVEKPESEWKAQLGPERYKILREKGTEFPHSGQYNLHFENGTYCCGACGEPLFESNAKFDAHCGWPSFDESIPGKVEYVNDRSLGMMRTEIICANCGSHLGHVFDDGPTETGQRYCVNSLSIDFTKNNP; this is translated from the coding sequence ATGAAATATCCTGTTGAAAAACCGGAATCCGAATGGAAAGCACAGCTGGGGCCTGAGCGCTATAAGATACTGCGTGAAAAAGGCACCGAATTTCCGCACAGCGGACAATACAACCTGCATTTTGAAAACGGGACTTATTGTTGTGGCGCGTGCGGAGAACCGCTTTTTGAAAGCAATGCCAAATTCGACGCGCACTGCGGCTGGCCTTCGTTTGATGAATCCATTCCGGGGAAAGTAGAATATGTCAATGATCGTTCGCTTGGGATGATGCGAACTGAAATTATCTGTGCCAATTGCGGAAGCCATCTCGGGCATGTTTTTGATGACGGCCCGACAGAAACCGGCCAACGTTATTGCGTGAATTCGCTTTCGATAGATTTCACCAAAAATAACCCATAA
- a CDS encoding SIMPL domain-containing protein → MKKTLLLFAMLFATFAQAQERQIPLLTVNGEGKIKVMPDQASISVSVVSTGVKSAEVKKENDAKVDGVLKFIQKMNIAKEDYQTQRVSLYDNYDYEKKKHNYQATQTINILLKDLSRYDALMEGLVDMGVNNISGIEFKTSKLEMYKSEARKAAIKSARDKAQDYVMALGQSLGEAFTVIDNSQVDYPRPMYNQMAMAKMEMADGGNQTLATGEIEIMANVSVSYVLKPSK, encoded by the coding sequence ATGAAAAAGACGCTTTTATTATTTGCCATGCTGTTTGCCACATTTGCGCAGGCACAGGAACGCCAAATCCCGCTACTGACGGTCAATGGCGAAGGGAAAATCAAGGTAATGCCAGATCAGGCGAGTATTTCAGTCTCTGTGGTTTCGACCGGTGTAAAATCTGCGGAAGTGAAAAAGGAAAATGATGCCAAAGTCGACGGCGTATTAAAATTCATCCAAAAGATGAACATCGCAAAAGAAGATTACCAGACACAGCGGGTAAGCCTTTACGACAATTACGATTATGAGAAAAAGAAACACAATTATCAGGCAACGCAAACCATCAATATCTTACTGAAGGATCTTTCAAGATACGATGCCTTGATGGAAGGCCTTGTAGATATGGGCGTAAATAATATTTCAGGAATTGAGTTTAAGACTTCCAAATTGGAAATGTATAAATCTGAAGCCAGAAAAGCTGCTATTAAAAGTGCCCGCGACAAGGCTCAGGATTATGTAATGGCGTTAGGACAGAGCCTGGGCGAAGCTTTTACAGTAATTGACAACTCACAGGTTGATTACCCAAGACCGATGTACAACCAAATGGCCATGGCAAAAATGGAAATGGCCGATGGCGGAAATCAAACCCTTGCCACGGGAGAGATCGAGATTATGGCGAATGTCAGCGTCAGTTATGTACTGAAACCTTCAAAATAA
- a CDS encoding rhomboid family intramembrane serine protease: MNLTYLYVLMAANAMMSFKAFEDMAFFRKYEFHIGSIRAGQQYRLFSSAFLHVDFMHLGLNMLTLYLFAPIVFAYNGTFGFLLVYFVSLICGSLLTVFFHKDDYSYRAVGASGAVTGVMYSAILFEPMMRINFIPAYLFGLIYLLFSIYGMKAKKDNIGHTAHFGGAAGGFLITLAGNPLLFSERPLIILYLAIPLVILFAMAKMGKI, encoded by the coding sequence ATGAATCTGACTTATTTGTATGTCCTGATGGCTGCCAACGCTATGATGAGTTTTAAGGCTTTTGAAGATATGGCCTTCTTTCGAAAATATGAATTCCACATCGGGAGCATCCGGGCAGGGCAACAATACCGTTTGTTTTCTTCAGCTTTCCTGCATGTCGATTTTATGCACCTGGGTTTGAATATGCTTACCTTATACCTTTTTGCGCCGATTGTATTTGCTTATAATGGTACCTTTGGATTCCTTCTGGTGTATTTTGTCAGCCTGATTTGCGGGAGCCTGCTCACAGTGTTCTTTCATAAAGACGATTACAGTTACAGGGCCGTTGGGGCCTCAGGCGCGGTAACGGGCGTGATGTATTCCGCGATATTATTTGAGCCGATGATGCGGATAAATTTCATTCCGGCTTATCTTTTTGGGTTGATTTACCTGCTGTTTTCCATTTATGGCATGAAAGCCAAAAAGGATAATATCGGTCATACGGCGCACTTTGGCGGTGCTGCGGGAGGATTTTTAATAACGCTGGCGGGTAATCCGTTGTTATTTTCAGAGCGGCCATTGATAATATTATATCTTGCGATACCGTTGGTTATATTGTTTGCAATGGCTAAAATGGGCAAAATTTAA
- a CDS encoding lysophospholipid acyltransferase family protein: MQLLAYVLTYPFLWCISMLPFRALYIFSDIICFFVYRVFGYRKQTVRKNLAIALPHLSEQQRRDVERKFFTHMCDMFLEMIKTMNITDKQIKERFVFTNEEVIHEYERKGKSVALLCAHYASWEWLVVMAKYTTFRSIAIYKKIGNKYFDSLVRRIRSRLNAELVESKKSIELIQYNNQQGIKAFYGFASDQSPQLSKAKYWDQFMGLEVPVHTGAEMLAKKLDLNVLFCKVEKVKRGYYKATLMPLVDNPKVVPDYEITSIYLREVEKQILEAPEYYFWTHNRWKHSGKKKATDKTIGVPSL; encoded by the coding sequence ATGCAGCTTTTAGCTTATGTATTGACATACCCATTCTTATGGTGTATTTCAATGTTACCTTTTCGCGCATTATATATATTTTCCGACATCATCTGTTTTTTCGTTTACCGTGTTTTTGGGTACAGGAAACAGACTGTCCGTAAAAATCTTGCTATTGCCCTACCCCATTTGTCCGAGCAGCAAAGAAGGGATGTGGAGCGGAAATTTTTCACGCACATGTGCGATATGTTCCTCGAAATGATTAAAACGATGAACATCACAGACAAGCAAATCAAGGAAAGGTTCGTTTTCACCAATGAGGAAGTCATCCATGAATATGAGCGCAAAGGAAAAAGCGTCGCTTTATTGTGCGCCCATTACGCCAGTTGGGAATGGCTTGTTGTTATGGCAAAATACACGACTTTCAGGAGTATTGCCATTTACAAAAAAATCGGCAACAAATATTTTGACAGCCTGGTGCGCAGGATCCGTTCAAGGCTTAATGCAGAATTGGTCGAGTCTAAAAAATCCATTGAGCTGATCCAATATAATAACCAACAAGGCATCAAGGCTTTTTACGGATTCGCCAGCGACCAGTCGCCACAACTTTCGAAAGCAAAGTACTGGGACCAGTTCATGGGGCTTGAAGTACCGGTACACACAGGCGCTGAAATGCTTGCCAAAAAATTGGATCTGAATGTGCTTTTCTGTAAAGTAGAAAAAGTAAAAAGAGGCTATTACAAGGCGACTTTAATGCCTTTGGTCGATAATCCGAAAGTCGTTCCTGATTATGAAATCACGAGCATTTACCTGCGCGAAGTAGAGAAACAAATCCTTGAGGCCCCTGAATATTATTTCTGGACGCACAACCGCTGGAAACATTCAGGAAAGAAGAAAGCTACTGATAAAACCATCGGTGTACCATCTCTTTAA
- a CDS encoding aminotransferase class V-fold PLP-dependent enzyme yields MISAEKSIDTSLERYFQKFRNNIIGIDQEFESPFGRKKIIYTDWTASGRLYRPIEEQMMSDFGPFVANTHTETTVSGTAMTLAYHEARKIIKKHVNAGPDDVLINDGTGMTGVVNKFQRILGLKVPESLKPYTSDIPKNDRPVVFISHMEHHSNQTSWLETIAEVVVVPACEKGLFCLDNFKNLLGRYKERSLKIASVTSCSNVTGIKTPYHEVAKLMHRENGLCFVDFACSGPYVKIDMHPEDPEAYLDAIFFSPHKFLGGPGTTGVLVFNKKLYHNMIPDNPGGGTVSWTNPWGEHKYVDNIEDREDGGTPGFLQAIRTALAVRLKEEMGVENILKREHEIVDYVFSELAKADNIKILAGQHHDRLGVISFYIEDLHFNLAVKILNDRFGIQTRGGCSCAGTYGHYLLNVGQEMSHALTCKIDSGDLIEKPGWVRMSIHPTTTNAEIAFVCQSVLSLAENHKKWASDYQYDANTNEFSHKDARPAIKEMVHRWFYQ; encoded by the coding sequence ATGATTTCTGCAGAAAAAAGCATCGATACGAGTTTAGAACGTTATTTTCAAAAGTTCCGCAACAATATCATTGGTATTGACCAGGAATTCGAGTCGCCTTTCGGCAGAAAAAAGATCATTTACACCGACTGGACCGCCAGCGGAAGGCTTTACCGCCCGATCGAAGAACAAATGATGTCTGATTTCGGGCCATTCGTAGCCAACACCCATACCGAAACCACCGTTTCAGGCACCGCGATGACGTTGGCCTATCATGAAGCCAGGAAAATAATCAAAAAGCACGTAAATGCCGGGCCGGATGATGTACTGATCAATGACGGCACGGGAATGACCGGCGTTGTGAATAAATTTCAGCGTATCTTGGGATTAAAAGTCCCGGAAAGCCTGAAACCCTACACTTCCGATATCCCCAAAAACGACAGGCCGGTAGTGTTCATTTCGCATATGGAGCACCATTCGAACCAGACATCATGGCTCGAGACTATTGCCGAAGTTGTCGTGGTGCCAGCCTGTGAAAAAGGCCTTTTCTGCCTTGATAATTTTAAAAACCTGCTTGGTAGATATAAGGAGCGTTCGCTGAAAATCGCTTCTGTGACTTCGTGCTCGAACGTTACGGGCATCAAGACACCTTACCATGAAGTCGCGAAACTGATGCACCGCGAAAACGGGCTTTGTTTCGTGGATTTTGCCTGCTCAGGTCCTTACGTGAAAATCGACATGCATCCTGAAGATCCTGAAGCTTACCTTGATGCGATATTTTTCTCTCCGCATAAATTTTTGGGAGGTCCCGGGACAACCGGCGTTTTGGTTTTTAATAAAAAGCTTTACCATAATATGATTCCGGATAATCCTGGCGGAGGTACCGTAAGCTGGACCAATCCCTGGGGAGAGCACAAGTATGTTGACAATATTGAAGACCGAGAGGATGGCGGTACACCCGGTTTCCTGCAGGCCATCAGGACGGCACTAGCGGTGAGGCTTAAGGAAGAAATGGGGGTGGAAAATATTCTTAAACGAGAGCACGAAATCGTCGATTATGTTTTTTCAGAACTGGCAAAAGCAGATAACATTAAAATCCTGGCCGGGCAACACCACGACAGGCTTGGCGTGATTTCATTTTATATAGAAGACCTGCATTTCAACCTTGCGGTGAAGATACTCAATGACCGTTTTGGTATCCAGACCCGCGGCGGATGCAGTTGTGCCGGGACTTACGGGCATTATTTGCTCAATGTAGGACAGGAAATGTCGCATGCGCTGACGTGCAAAATCGATTCGGGTGATCTGATAGAAAAGCCGGGATGGGTCAGGATGTCAATCCATCCGACGACGACGAATGCGGAAATCGCGTTTGTTTGCCAAAGCGTATTGTCATTAGCAGAAAACCACAAGAAATGGGCTTCAGACTATCAATACGATGCCAATACGAATGAGTTTTCGCACAAAGATGCCAGGCCTGCCATTAAAGAGATGGTACACCGATGGTTTTATCAGTAG
- a CDS encoding Crp/Fnr family transcriptional regulator — MDTDLFFSKINSYHVISKEAELAWSGHLHQKVYLKNSHFIQIGQVPRKIGFVVKGLLAQHYFTENGDTVIKYFFPEQRFAASVGAMLTQSESQFDILALEKATIIEYEAAAFQKLVSEFPDIALFYIRYMERHWIIEKEPLEITLRADTAAKRYEDFLKKYPDLPKRLKKHHIASYLGITPTQLSRIFLANK, encoded by the coding sequence ATGGACACCGATTTATTTTTTAGCAAAATCAATTCATACCACGTCATTTCAAAAGAAGCCGAGCTGGCCTGGAGCGGCCATTTACATCAAAAGGTATATCTGAAAAACAGCCATTTTATACAGATTGGGCAAGTCCCGAGGAAAATCGGGTTTGTGGTTAAAGGTTTACTCGCACAGCATTATTTCACCGAAAATGGCGATACCGTGATTAAATATTTTTTTCCTGAACAGCGTTTCGCAGCCTCTGTGGGCGCTATGCTGACTCAGAGCGAAAGCCAGTTCGATATACTAGCGCTGGAAAAGGCCACCATCATCGAGTATGAAGCAGCCGCTTTCCAGAAACTCGTTTCTGAATTTCCGGATATCGCATTATTCTATATCAGATATATGGAGCGCCATTGGATCATTGAAAAAGAGCCGCTGGAAATTACGCTAAGGGCTGACACCGCTGCCAAACGATATGAAGACTTCCTTAAAAAATACCCTGATCTACCAAAAAGGCTGAAGAAACATCATATCGCTTCGTATCTCGGCATTACACCAACACAATTGAGCCGGATTTTCCTGGCCAATAAGTAA
- a CDS encoding VOC family protein yields the protein MATKIFINLPVKDLEKSMAFFNGLGFSFNPQFTDEKAASMVISDSIYVMLLREDYFSTFTKKPVSDATKSTEVLIALDAASREEVRELVEKAVSLGGTTYDDPKDHGWMYQHSFADPDGHQWELAYMDFSQLPNQ from the coding sequence ATGGCAACAAAAATTTTTATCAACCTTCCGGTAAAAGATCTTGAAAAATCAATGGCGTTCTTCAATGGACTCGGATTTAGCTTCAACCCTCAGTTCACTGATGAAAAAGCAGCGAGCATGGTGATTTCAGACAGTATCTATGTGATGCTGCTGAGAGAAGATTATTTCAGTACCTTTACTAAAAAACCTGTCAGCGATGCCACAAAATCAACCGAAGTACTTATTGCGCTCGACGCAGCTTCCCGTGAAGAAGTGCGTGAACTGGTTGAAAAGGCAGTGTCGCTTGGCGGTACAACTTATGACGACCCGAAAGACCATGGCTGGATGTACCAGCACAGCTTCGCAGATCCTGACGGGCACCAATGGGAACTCGCTTACATGGATTTCTCGCAATTGCCAAACCAGTAA